The proteins below come from a single Miscanthus floridulus cultivar M001 chromosome 1, ASM1932011v1, whole genome shotgun sequence genomic window:
- the LOC136461378 gene encoding transcription factor bHLH113-like, whose amino-acid sequence MKWTAAGETVTGDGSRLRGSKRLKTTTPATAQGPQHGQRCNPKPTRNQSMMKAPCKRSQKLGDKITALQQLVSLYGKTDTASVLHEAATCIKHLHEQIQILTASYPKFSSSASQQDTGEEDDGAICRDGYSTNRAYKSICRGG is encoded by the exons ATGAAATGGACGGCAGCGGGGGAGACGGTGACCGGTGATGGCAGCCGTCTCAGGGGATCAAAGAGGCTCAAGACAACGACGCCAGCGACAGCACAAGGTCCACAGCACGGCCAACGGTGCAATCCCAAACCAACAAGAAATCAGTCTATGATGAAG GCACCATGTAAGAGGAGCCAGAAGCTGGGGGACAAAATCACGGCGCTTCAGCAGCTCGTCTCCCTGTATGGCAAG ACCGATACGGCATCAGTGCTCCACGAGGCAGCTACCTGCATCAAGCATCTCCACGAGCAGATCCAG ATTCTGACCGCCTCCTACCCTAAATTTAGTTCTTCAGCGTCACAGCAG GACACGGGCGAGGAAGATGACGGcgcgatttgtagagacggttatAGTACCAACCGtgcctacaaatcgatttgtaggggcggctag